Proteins encoded together in one Mercenaria mercenaria strain notata chromosome 18, MADL_Memer_1, whole genome shotgun sequence window:
- the LOC123538413 gene encoding protein transport protein Sec61 subunit beta-like: MPAPASSTSVGGGRSPSSSKTVSPRSGGGSTVRQRKTPSSGGAGRAKPAGGGSAGMWRFYTEDSPGIKVGPVPVLVMSLIFIASVFMLHIWGKYTRG, from the exons atg CCAGCACCAGCAAGCTCAACATCAGTGGGAGGGGGCAGATCCCCATCATCATCAAAAACAGTCTCACCTAGATCTGGAGGAGGCTCAACTGTCAGACAGAG gaaAACCCCATCATCAGGGGGCGCAGGGCGGGCCAAACCAGCTGGAGGCGGTAGTGCTGGAATGTGGAGATTTTACACTGAAGATTCTCCCGGCATTAAAGT AGGGCCAGTACCAGTTCTAGTCATGAGCCTGATTTTCATCGCCTCAGTATTCATGTTACACATCTGGGGAAAATACACTCGAGGATAA